CGCGTGACCCTCAGAAGATCGTCGCGGCGCGGTTGGGCAGCCCGCTGCTGATCGGCGTCGGCCCGAACGACGAGACCTTCGTCGCTTCCGACGCCGCCGCGGTGATCGCGCACACCCGCGACGTCGTCTATCTCGACGACGGTGACATGGCCACCATCACGGCGCACGGATACACGATCCACCGCCGCGGTCAGGGTCCGGTGAATCGGCCGATCAACCGCCTAGAATGGGATCTCGGGGAGGTGGAGCGCGGGGGATACCCGCACTTCATGCTCAAGGAGATCATGGAGCAGCCCCAGACTCTGCGCGAGACCATGCGGGGCCGGCTGCTGGAGGAAGAGGGGACGGTGAAGCTGGGCGGCCTCACCGGGATGGACGAGGAGCTGAAACAGATCGAGCGCGTGATCATCCTCGGCTGCGGCACCTCGTGGCATAGTGGCCTGATCGGCGAGTACATGCTGGAGGACATCGCCCGCGTGCCGACGGAGGTCGAGTACGCCTCGGAGTTCCGCTACCGCCGACCGGTCATCGAGCCGAACACGCTCGCCATCGCCATCAGTCAGTCGGGGGAGACGGCGGACACCCTCTGGGCGATGCGGGAGGCCAAGCAGCAGGGAGCCACCGCGCTGGGAATCGTCAACGTGGTCGGCTCCACCATCGCCCGCGAAACCGACGCCGGCATCTACTTGCACGCGGGTCCGGAGATCGGTGTGGCTTCGACCAAGGCCTTTACCTCCCAGGTGGTCGTGCTGGCGATGCTCACGGTCCATCTGGGCCGCCTGCGGGGAACGCTCCCCGCTTCCCGTGGCCGCGAGATCGTGCGGGCGCTGAGCCGGCTCCCGGAACAGGTAGCGGAGATCCTGGCGCTGGCTCCAGCCATCCAGGAGCTCGCCGAGGAATACAAGGATCACCCCAACTTCCTGTACCTCGGTCGCGGCTACAACTTCCCGGGGGCGCTGGAGGGAGCGCTCAAGTTGAAGGAGATTTCTTACATCCACGCGGAGGGATACCCGGCGGCCGAGATGAAACACGGCCCGATCGCCCTGATCGACGAGAACATGCCGGTCGTGGTGATCGCCCCGAAGGACGCCGTGTACGACAAGGTCAAGTCGAACATCGAGGAGGTGAAGGCCCGGGGAGGTCGCGTGGTGGGCGTGATCACCGAGGGGGATACCGAGCTGCTTCGGCACCTGGACCACGTGATCCAGATTCCGCGGACCCACGACGCGCTCACTCCCATCCTGGCGGCCATTCCCTTGCAGCTGTTGGCGTATTACATCGCCGTACTGCGGGGGTGTGACGTGGATCAGCCGCGGAACCTGGCCAAGAGCGTGACGGTCGAGTAGGCTCGTCGCCGCGGAGCAGCTCGCCCGCCGGCCATGGCGTGACCGCAGGATGCCGCCCCACGGCCCATCGCGGGGCGGTTTCGCTTTCATCGGAGAGAAGCTGGAAGACAATAAGTTCGGAGAACGGCGGAGATGCGTGTCGTACTTCAACGGGTGTCCCGGGCGCGCGTGACGGTTGACGACACGGTGACCGGGGAGATCGGGCGGGGGCTGCTGCTGCTGGTGGCGTTCACTGAAGGGGATTCGGAGGAAGCGCTGCGCTGGATGGCCGACAAGGTCGCCGGGCTGCGGGTCTTCTCCGACGCGGAGGGGAAGATGAACCTGTCCGTCGATGAGGTCGGCGGCGGTCTGCTCGTCGTTTCCCAGTTCACCCTGTATGGAGACAGCAGCAAGGGCCGCCGCCCGAGCTTCATTCAAGCCGCTCCGCCGGATATCGCAATCCCGTTGTACGAGCGGTTCATCGAGCTGCTGCGAGAGCCCGGGCGCCATGTCGAAACAGGCGTTTTCGGAGCCATGATGAAAGTGGAGCTGGTCAACGACGGCCCCGTGACGCTGGTGCTCGAGCGCTGAGACCGGACTCGCGCGGCAAGAGTGGCGAGCACGCCGGATGCGGCTCGCGAGAGAGATCGTTACGCGTTATGCGCCCGCTGCCGACCACCCCTGGATGATGAACCAAGCGCCCTCGCTGATCCTCGCTTCGCGCTCCCCTCGGCGCGCCGAGCTGCTCTCGAGGTTGGGACTGAGCTTCGAGATCGTTCCGGCCGAGATCGATGAGAGCTACCGCGGCGACGAGATGCCGGCCGTGCACGCGGAGCGGCTCGCCCGGGAGAAAGCCATCGCGGTCGCCCGGGAATACCCTCACGCTCTGGTGATCGGGTCCGATACGATCGTCATCATCGACAACCTCGTCCTCGGCAAGCCAGCCGATCGCGCCGAGGCGGTGCGCATGTTGCGCCGCCTGGCGGACCGGGAGCACGAGGTCTACACCGCGGTGGCGGTGGCGCAGGGCACACGGATTCATTCCGCCGTGGAGCCGGTTCGCGTGCGCTTCCGCCCTCTCGACGACCGTGAATGCGAAGACTACGCGGACACGGGGGAGCCGATGGACAAGGCGGGCGCGTATGGCATCCAGGGCTTTGGCTCGGCGCTCGTCGAATCCATCCAGGGCGACTATTTCGCGGTGATGGGGCTGCCCGTCGTTCGCACCCTGGAGCTGCTGCGTCGGCACGGTTGGCGCTACGCTTTCGGACAGGGTCTCGTCCCCGCCACGCGGTGAGCGCTCCCATGGGCTTTCTCTTCTGCCTCTGCCTCAGCCTCTCCCCGCAGGAGCCCCCGGACCACTGGTTCGCCGAGGACAAGGTCAAGCATTTCTTCACCTCCTTCGCTGCCACCACCATCAGCGCCAGCGGCGCGCGCATGCTCGGGTTGGATGCGCGCGCGGCCGCGTATGCCGGCGCGGGTGCCGCGGGGGCCCTGGGCCTGTGGAAGGAGGTGCGCGACTCACGGGTTCCGGGTGCCACCGCTTCGATCAAAGACCTCGTCTGGGATGGGGCGGGGATCGCCGCCGGAACCGCCGTGATGCTCCAGGTGAGGTGACCGGGCGGCCGAACTTCCGGTGGCCGCCGGCCAGAGTGTGTCCACAGTGCGTCGTCACGAGTGCAACCTGACCTCCCCCGAGGGGTAAAAGCCGACCTCCGGATTCGATTTCTGTCCGATCTGGCGCGAGGGTGCGTGCCCTTTCACCGTCCCTGATGCGGGGCTATATTGCGGGCATTCGCACGCACTCGTCTGGCGGAGGCCAAGGTGAAGAAGCAACGGAAGTTCCTGGTCGGGGGTGTGGTCGTCGCGGGCCTGGTCGGCTACCTCATGGTGACTGGCATGCAGGACTCGATGGTCTATTACCACACGCCCACCGAGCTGGTGGCGAAGGCCGCCGCGGATCCCAGCTACGGAGAGGTGGGCGTGAAGGTTGGAGGGCGAGTCGTCCCGGGGACCGTCCACTTCGACCAGCGCAACCTCGACCTCCGCTTCATCCTGGCCGACATCGAGAATCCGGATACTCGTTTTCCAGTGCACTACCAGGGCCCGCTGCCCGATACCTTCCAGGAGGGTGGGGACGTGGTCGTCGAGGGAAAGTACAGCCCGGGTGGTGAGTTCGAAGCAGTGACCCTCCTCACGAAGTGCGGCTCTCGCTACGAAGCCGGCCCGGAGGCATACCAGACGTGACACAGATTGGCGGCGTAGCTCTCTGGATCGCGCTCGCTCTCGCGATATGGGGAGCGGGCGCGGCTTTCCTGGGTGGGCGAGTCCGCCGCGGTGACCTCGTTCTCTCCGCCGAGCGCTCGGTCTATGCGGTTTTCGCCCTCCTGGCGATCGCTGCGGGAGCAATCATCGCCGCTTTCCTTCGCAACGAATACCAGTACCAGTACGTCGCCGGATATTCCAACCGGGAGCTTTCAACCTTCTACAAGGTTGCGGGCCTCTGGGCGGGTCAGACCGGCTCTCTCGTTTTCTGGGCGCTGCTCCTGGCCTTCTTCGCGACCCTCGCGGTGGTTCAGAATCGCCGCAGGAATCGCGAATTCATGCCGTTTGTGGTAGGGACGCTCCTCACCGTCCTGGCCTTCTTCCTGGTCGTCATCGTCTTCGCCTCCAATCCGTTCAAGCTGCTCCCGTTCACTCCCGCCGACGGTCAGGGATTGAACCCGCAGCTCCAGAACTACTGGATGACGATCCACCCGCCCACGCTCTACCTGGGCTTCACCGCTTTCACGATCCCCTTCTCGTTCGCGATCGCGGCGCTGCTGACCGGGCGGTTGGATACTCGCTGGATCACCACCACACGCCGCTGGACGCTGCTCGCGTGGTTCTTCCTGACGTGCGGCATCATCTTCGGGATGATGTGGGCGTACGTGGAGCTCGGCTGGGGCGGGTATTGGTTCTGGGATCCGGTCGAGAACGCGTCGCTGCTTCCCTGGCTCACCGGCACCGCTTATCTGCACTCGGTGATGATCCAGGAGAAGCGGGGGATGCTCAAGATGTGGAACGTCTACCTGATCCTGGGGACGTTCCTGCTCAGCGTCTTCGCCACCTTCCTGACGCGGTCCGGGCTCATCGAGTCGGTGCACTCATTCGCCCAGAACACCACCATCGCTTTCATCTTCCTGGGCTTCCTCTCGCTCCTGACGCTGGTCAGTGCCGGCCTGACGTGGTGGCGGCGAGACAGCCTGCGCCCGGAAGCCGAAGTGGAGAGCTTCCTCTCGCGCGAGGCGGCTTTCCTCGCGAACAACCTGCTCTTCGTGGGGGCGATGTTCGCGGTGCTGTGGGGGACCACCTTCCCGCTGATCTCCGAGGGGATCTTCGGTCAGAAGATCTCGGTGGGTCCGCCCTTCTACAACCGGGTGAACATCCCGATCGGGCTGATGCTGCTGGCGCTGCTCGGCATCGGGCCGATCATCGCCTGGCGGCGGGCGAGCCCGCGCAACCTGAAGCGCAACTTCACGCTCCCGTTGGTGGCGGGCGTGCTGGTGGGGGCCGCGCTGTGGCTCCAGGGGGTGCGCCACGCGCAGGCATTGCTCACCTTCGCGCTCGGCGCCTTCGTCATGGCGACGATCGTGATCGAGTTCCAGAAGGGAACCCGTGCACGTAGAGCGATCGAGAAGGAGGGCACCGTGAAGGCCTTTTTCTCGCTGCTCCAGCGCAACCGGCGGCGGTACGGCGGATACATCGTGCACGCGGGGCTCGTCGTGACTTTCATGGGCTTCGCCGGTCAGGCGTACGACGTGGAGGAGCAGTTCGTCCTCCAGCCTGGCGATACGGCGCAGGTCCGCTCGCCTTTCGGTCACACCTACACGCTCACCTACCAGGACATGTCGTGGTACACGGCCACGAACATGACCAAGCTGATCGCC
The DNA window shown above is from Longimicrobiaceae bacterium and carries:
- the glmS gene encoding glutamine--fructose-6-phosphate transaminase (isomerizing), coding for MCGIIGYIGGRQVAPLLLEGLRRLEYRGYDSAGIAVVSNGAIQVRKEAGKIAELARLLEEKPVSGVYGIGHTRWATHGAPTTKNAHPHVGENADIALVHNGIIENAATLRRKLQELGHQFTSDTDTEVLVHLIEESYNRTDGRSGESLERAVEAALSQVEGTYGIAVLSTRDPQKIVAARLGSPLLIGVGPNDETFVASDAAAVIAHTRDVVYLDDGDMATITAHGYTIHRRGQGPVNRPINRLEWDLGEVERGGYPHFMLKEIMEQPQTLRETMRGRLLEEEGTVKLGGLTGMDEELKQIERVIILGCGTSWHSGLIGEYMLEDIARVPTEVEYASEFRYRRPVIEPNTLAIAISQSGETADTLWAMREAKQQGATALGIVNVVGSTIARETDAGIYLHAGPEIGVASTKAFTSQVVVLAMLTVHLGRLRGTLPASRGREIVRALSRLPEQVAEILALAPAIQELAEEYKDHPNFLYLGRGYNFPGALEGALKLKEISYIHAEGYPAAEMKHGPIALIDENMPVVVIAPKDAVYDKVKSNIEEVKARGGRVVGVITEGDTELLRHLDHVIQIPRTHDALTPILAAIPLQLLAYYIAVLRGCDVDQPRNLAKSVTVE
- the dtd gene encoding D-aminoacyl-tRNA deacylase — its product is MRVVLQRVSRARVTVDDTVTGEIGRGLLLLVAFTEGDSEEALRWMADKVAGLRVFSDAEGKMNLSVDEVGGGLLVVSQFTLYGDSSKGRRPSFIQAAPPDIAIPLYERFIELLREPGRHVETGVFGAMMKVELVNDGPVTLVLER
- a CDS encoding Maf family protein, translating into MRLAREIVTRYAPAADHPWMMNQAPSLILASRSPRRAELLSRLGLSFEIVPAEIDESYRGDEMPAVHAERLAREKAIAVAREYPHALVIGSDTIVIIDNLVLGKPADRAEAVRMLRRLADREHEVYTAVAVAQGTRIHSAVEPVRVRFRPLDDRECEDYADTGEPMDKAGAYGIQGFGSALVESIQGDYFAVMGLPVVRTLELLRRHGWRYAFGQGLVPATR
- a CDS encoding cytochrome c maturation protein CcmE; the encoded protein is MKKQRKFLVGGVVVAGLVGYLMVTGMQDSMVYYHTPTELVAKAAADPSYGEVGVKVGGRVVPGTVHFDQRNLDLRFILADIENPDTRFPVHYQGPLPDTFQEGGDVVVEGKYSPGGEFEAVTLLTKCGSRYEAGPEAYQT
- a CDS encoding heme lyase CcmF/NrfE family subunit: MTQIGGVALWIALALAIWGAGAAFLGGRVRRGDLVLSAERSVYAVFALLAIAAGAIIAAFLRNEYQYQYVAGYSNRELSTFYKVAGLWAGQTGSLVFWALLLAFFATLAVVQNRRRNREFMPFVVGTLLTVLAFFLVVIVFASNPFKLLPFTPADGQGLNPQLQNYWMTIHPPTLYLGFTAFTIPFSFAIAALLTGRLDTRWITTTRRWTLLAWFFLTCGIIFGMMWAYVELGWGGYWFWDPVENASLLPWLTGTAYLHSVMIQEKRGMLKMWNVYLILGTFLLSVFATFLTRSGLIESVHSFAQNTTIAFIFLGFLSLLTLVSAGLTWWRRDSLRPEAEVESFLSREAAFLANNLLFVGAMFAVLWGTTFPLISEGIFGQKISVGPPFYNRVNIPIGLMLLALLGIGPIIAWRRASPRNLKRNFTLPLVAGVLVGAALWLQGVRHAQALLTFALGAFVMATIVIEFQKGTRARRAIEKEGTVKAFFSLLQRNRRRYGGYIVHAGLVVTFMGFAGQAYDVEEQFVLQPGDTAQVRSPFGHTYTLTYQDMSWYTATNMTKLIASLYVSKDGRPAGVMTAEQRAYRQRPETSTEVGIKRAWNEDLYVILAGVDDANAVLQGTNQRPLTTFRILVNPLVPWIWLGGLIMAIGTLIAMWPTAPGAVRPRPARAPAPAREPEPDLVGAA